The following coding sequences are from one Methanomicrobiales archaeon HGW-Methanomicrobiales-1 window:
- a CDS encoding glucose-6-phosphate isomerase, with protein MLGWDGALPLPSVRTIAEMRPVLADSSCEGHAPLYFMYRDLAKSDVDRQWLQSQKLRYDLTVIPPCTLCGELVKTKGHYHPKNPAGIGYPEVYEVLEGEAKYLLQSRILDDVVMISAHAGDIVIIPPEYGHISINPSADKTLAMANIVSTAFESEYGEYETLHGAAYYAMSNGSLQKNPHYPKIPEVRYPGTQWRSAMHGFCAGPLYSQIGNESMLRFLNFPEKYPGIFTELLKD; from the coding sequence ATGCTTGGATGGGATGGGGCTCTCCCTTTGCCTTCGGTCCGGACAATTGCGGAGATGCGGCCAGTCCTTGCCGACTCTTCGTGCGAGGGTCACGCCCCTCTTTATTTTATGTACCGCGATCTGGCGAAGTCAGATGTGGATCGCCAGTGGTTGCAGAGCCAGAAGCTGCGCTATGATCTCACGGTAATTCCCCCCTGCACACTCTGCGGCGAATTGGTGAAGACCAAGGGACATTATCACCCGAAAAACCCGGCCGGGATCGGGTATCCTGAAGTTTACGAAGTACTGGAAGGCGAGGCGAAATACCTGCTCCAGTCGCGGATACTGGATGATGTGGTGATGATCTCTGCACATGCCGGGGATATCGTTATCATCCCCCCGGAGTATGGGCACATCTCCATCAATCCTTCTGCTGATAAGACCCTTGCCATGGCAAATATCGTCTCTACTGCATTTGAGAGCGAGTACGGCGAATACGAGACGCTCCACGGGGCAGCGTATTATGCAATGAGTAATGGCAGCCTGCAGAAAAACCCCCATTACCCAAAGATACCTGAAGTCAGGTATCCCGGTACGCAATGGAGATCTGCAATGCACGGGTTCTGTGCGGGACCCCTTTACTCACAAATCGGGAATGAGTCGATGCTCAGGTTTCTCAATTTCCCGGAAAAATATCCAGGTATTTTTACAGAGTTGCTAAAAGATTAG
- a CDS encoding S-layer protein translates to MEYRKFIIIILVLFFGCSMPVLAVDTYQGSAPQMSAVISGVNEYTAGQDMTINVLVQNRGLNTVKYVTKGTIDRDDLPTTAKMVTVSLAPGSAPVIIKSDPQNIGDITTQGFATVPILAKVLSNASLGEYSLPLTVKYTYLESADNDEAGTLQNHYRTVSETFPLTVMIKPQVKIDVIEAIPENLNVGSGGYLTLTIQNTGYEDGKKATVKILRSGQSPIIPTDSSVFVGDFPRNGTVTCRYKVSVSGDAAQQTYPVDVAVTYENRDGDIVTSSTDTVGIPIGGKLSFSVISAPARVTPGSDNVITVEYRNNGDTTAYHSQARISAVDPFTSSDDTAYIGDLKPGDNVTARYQIHAGEEAEIKTYMLDAEIRYRDALDNSQVSDTFKVPVSVEPKPASSGLVSMLPVILVIVIIGIGAGYYLLVMRKKK, encoded by the coding sequence ATGGAATATCGCAAATTTATTATTATTATCCTGGTCCTGTTTTTCGGATGCAGCATGCCGGTTCTGGCTGTGGATACCTACCAGGGGTCCGCTCCCCAGATGTCAGCAGTAATCTCGGGCGTCAATGAATATACCGCGGGACAGGATATGACCATAAATGTCCTTGTCCAGAACCGCGGATTGAACACAGTAAAATATGTTACCAAAGGGACGATCGATCGCGACGATCTGCCGACCACTGCCAAGATGGTCACTGTATCTCTCGCACCGGGAAGTGCACCGGTCATCATCAAATCAGATCCCCAGAATATCGGCGATATAACCACGCAGGGATTTGCAACGGTCCCCATCCTGGCAAAAGTCCTGTCTAATGCTTCTCTAGGGGAATATTCGCTCCCTCTCACAGTCAAGTATACATATCTTGAATCGGCTGACAATGATGAGGCTGGCACCCTTCAAAACCATTACCGCACTGTAAGCGAAACATTTCCGTTAACGGTCATGATCAAGCCCCAGGTAAAAATCGATGTGATCGAAGCAATTCCGGAAAACCTGAATGTCGGAAGCGGTGGATATCTCACCCTGACAATTCAAAATACCGGGTATGAAGACGGGAAGAAAGCTACGGTTAAGATACTTCGGAGCGGCCAAAGCCCGATCATTCCGACTGACAGCAGTGTCTTTGTTGGGGACTTCCCGCGCAATGGAACCGTTACGTGCAGGTACAAGGTATCTGTTTCGGGCGATGCCGCACAGCAGACCTACCCGGTCGATGTTGCCGTCACCTATGAAAACCGCGACGGTGATATTGTCACCTCATCGACAGATACTGTAGGTATTCCCATAGGGGGGAAACTTTCTTTTTCAGTTATTTCAGCACCTGCCCGTGTCACTCCCGGTTCGGATAATGTGATTACCGTCGAGTACAGGAATAACGGCGATACAACAGCCTACCATTCACAGGCACGGATCTCCGCAGTTGATCCTTTTACCAGCTCTGATGATACCGCATATATCGGGGACTTAAAACCCGGGGATAATGTTACAGCCCGGTATCAGATACATGCCGGTGAAGAAGCAGAGATCAAGACGTATATGCTGGATGCAGAGATACGGTACCGGGATGCACTGGACAACAGTCAGGTCTCGGACACATTCAAGGTGCCGGTTTCAGTAGAGCCAAAACCAGCATCAAGTGGTCTTGTTTCGATGCTTCCGGTAATCCTTGTTATCGTAATTATTGGCATTGGCGCCGGGTATTATTTACTTGTAATGAGAAAGAAGAAGTGA
- a CDS encoding TrmB family transcriptional regulator, which produces MRAPLPSSARVVECLKSLGLTKYEALVYIALLKVVSATASEIHEISTVPRASVYPVLDQLQEKKLISVARSTPKRFAALSPEEGVTIMMSRIEHDAADAREILSAIHRERIDHEQSSEELIWNVYGIENIQRKLTDIVADASHTIRIIAHPQIISPEIKKILEDKAEHSDIEIVTHQWEGSHTGKVRVYVKKHPEMPQELDRVKDMMAGGICIVDNRRVLVILGTGKEDAVALFSEADGFVRFFSRYYNLIADWAKKPE; this is translated from the coding sequence ATGAGAGCCCCCTTACCCAGCTCCGCAAGGGTTGTTGAATGCCTCAAATCACTTGGTTTGACAAAATACGAGGCGTTGGTATATATTGCTCTTTTGAAAGTTGTGAGTGCGACTGCGAGTGAGATCCATGAAATATCCACCGTCCCGCGCGCATCCGTATACCCGGTACTTGATCAACTCCAGGAGAAAAAACTCATATCTGTTGCCCGTTCAACCCCAAAACGGTTTGCTGCCCTCTCTCCTGAGGAAGGAGTGACAATAATGATGAGCAGGATCGAACACGATGCTGCCGATGCCCGCGAAATCCTGTCAGCGATCCACCGTGAACGAATCGATCATGAACAGAGCAGCGAGGAGCTGATATGGAATGTCTATGGTATCGAAAACATACAGAGGAAACTCACCGATATCGTCGCTGATGCCAGCCATACCATAAGGATAATCGCCCACCCCCAGATCATTTCACCGGAAATTAAAAAGATACTTGAGGATAAGGCAGAACATTCAGATATTGAGATTGTCACCCACCAGTGGGAGGGTAGCCATACGGGAAAAGTGCGGGTCTATGTCAAGAAGCACCCGGAAATGCCGCAGGAACTTGACCGTGTGAAGGATATGATGGCCGGGGGTATCTGCATTGTCGATAACCGGCGCGTACTGGTCATCCTGGGGACCGGGAAGGAGGATGCCGTCGCACTCTTCTCAGAAGCAGACGGGTTTGTCCGGTTCTTCTCACGGTATTACAACCTGATCGCGGACTGGGCAAAAAAGCCGGAATAA
- a CDS encoding NAD(P)/FAD-dependent oxidoreductase — protein MIVVLGGGPAGRIASIRLASAGKEVRLIEGGGIGGQCLHFGCMPVCALNDVARTVHSIQKFQHLGVMDSSPGVNFPRMLEEMHAIQAKIASVLDEETKSAGVDIIYGKTGRLEGKAVFLDDEKIEADTIIAATGSRPRIPAIPGIDLPKVYTPHTLFTIKKIPERLSIIGGGVMAAEFAYIFSTFGSKVTLLCRSTLLKEIDTHLRALAVKDLSSVDIQENTQVQSINERSGAKTLTLATGGKTTTLETDAVLIAAGLVPRSEMLNGINKGPVGEIIVDERMRTSVPDVYACGDVIGPPYLTPVARHQGIVAADNILGIPRTMDYRFIPQSINLSQELAFCSSVTENTASLAIPGPAGPGTFWSVPSGDTGLAKIFVNRKDGAIDGVCAAGPGGGLIAGYMAFLMSRHFSVHDFEDFIEVHPSTDGVYGLAKYASGKLKTRKGE, from the coding sequence ATGATCGTTGTTCTTGGGGGCGGCCCTGCGGGCAGGATTGCATCAATCCGGCTCGCATCCGCAGGAAAAGAGGTCCGGCTTATCGAGGGCGGGGGTATCGGGGGACAATGTCTCCATTTTGGCTGTATGCCGGTCTGTGCCCTGAATGACGTGGCCCGGACGGTTCACTCTATCCAAAAATTCCAGCATCTCGGCGTGATGGATTCTTCTCCCGGGGTTAATTTTCCCAGGATGCTTGAGGAGATGCACGCAATCCAGGCAAAGATCGCGTCTGTACTTGATGAGGAGACAAAATCTGCCGGTGTGGATATTATCTACGGGAAGACCGGCCGGCTTGAGGGAAAAGCAGTTTTTCTGGATGATGAGAAGATCGAGGCGGATACGATAATCGCTGCTACGGGATCCCGTCCCCGGATTCCGGCAATTCCGGGCATTGATCTGCCGAAAGTATACACCCCTCACACCCTGTTTACAATAAAGAAGATCCCAGAGAGACTCTCAATCATCGGAGGGGGTGTGATGGCTGCCGAATTTGCGTATATTTTTAGCACATTCGGCAGTAAGGTAACTCTCCTGTGCAGGAGCACACTTTTGAAAGAGATCGATACTCACCTCCGTGCACTGGCAGTAAAAGACCTTTCATCGGTAGATATACAGGAAAATACTCAGGTTCAGTCAATAAACGAGAGATCCGGTGCAAAAACTCTCACACTGGCAACTGGGGGAAAGACCACCACGCTTGAAACTGATGCCGTACTGATCGCTGCAGGACTCGTACCTCGTTCTGAGATGCTCAATGGCATCAATAAAGGACCGGTTGGTGAAATCATCGTTGATGAGCGCATGCGCACCAGTGTTCCGGACGTGTATGCCTGCGGGGATGTGATCGGTCCTCCCTACCTGACACCGGTTGCCCGGCACCAGGGGATTGTAGCCGCGGACAACATTCTCGGGATTCCCCGAACCATGGACTACCGGTTCATCCCGCAATCGATCAACCTTTCGCAGGAACTGGCATTTTGCAGCTCGGTTACTGAGAACACGGCATCACTGGCAATCCCGGGGCCGGCCGGGCCGGGCACATTCTGGTCAGTCCCTTCGGGCGACACCGGCCTTGCAAAGATATTTGTCAACCGCAAGGATGGTGCGATCGATGGCGTTTGTGCCGCGGGTCCGGGCGGGGGCCTTATTGCGGGATATATGGCATTTCTCATGAGCCGCCATTTTTCCGTCCACGACTTTGAGGATTTCATTGAAGTCCACCCTTCCACTGACGGGGTATATGGGCTTGCAAAATATGCTTCAGGAAAACTCAAAACGCGGAAAGGCGAATAA
- the lysS gene encoding lysine--tRNA ligase: MTGPLENVPFEITRLDKITSLKEKGITIFPPAFDRKDTISEIKTRYADITHDKSAECVTTAGRIYIVRNHGKTIFADLGDEAGKIQLYIRKNDLGEEQFELFNQYIERGDIIGVTGHVFRTKLGEITIWVDTFTLLCKAVCSLPEKFHGLTDVEKRYRQRYVDLITNEESRQTFRDRSRIVALIRRFLDDNGFLEFETPILQPVYGGANARPFTTYHHFLDQKLFLRIAPELYLKRLVVGGFEKVFEIARNFRNEGVDTNHNPEFTMVEIYWVYHDFNDMMGFTEDIVSSIVNAVHGKFEIPYGDTPLNFAKPWKKLSMADAVKEYAGIDIFAHSVDELRSMALQNKLPDSGKPQSQREFLVYFFEGLVEEKLMQPTFVYDFPVENSPLAKRHRTKEGFTERFELFIHGMEVANGFSELNDPVDQKARFEAQDEKRRMGDVEAQMIDYDFINALGYGMPPTGGVGIGIDRLVMLLTNNNSIKEVILFPSMKTIQPGDEKTEDEAREAIPEPGN, encoded by the coding sequence ATGACCGGTCCCCTCGAAAATGTTCCATTTGAAATAACAAGGCTCGATAAAATAACCTCACTTAAGGAGAAAGGGATAACGATCTTTCCTCCCGCGTTCGACCGTAAGGATACCATTTCTGAGATTAAGACCCGGTACGCTGACATAACGCACGACAAGAGTGCAGAGTGTGTCACGACCGCAGGAAGGATCTACATTGTCAGGAACCATGGCAAGACCATCTTTGCCGACCTCGGGGATGAAGCAGGCAAGATCCAGCTCTACATCCGTAAGAATGATCTCGGAGAAGAGCAGTTCGAGCTCTTCAACCAGTATATCGAGCGGGGCGATATCATCGGGGTCACCGGCCATGTATTCCGGACCAAACTCGGCGAGATCACCATCTGGGTGGATACTTTTACCCTGCTGTGCAAAGCGGTCTGCTCGCTTCCCGAGAAGTTCCACGGACTCACGGATGTGGAGAAACGTTACCGCCAGCGGTACGTAGATCTCATCACCAATGAGGAAAGCCGCCAGACATTCCGTGACCGGAGCCGGATTGTTGCCCTGATCCGCCGGTTCCTTGATGACAACGGATTTTTAGAGTTCGAGACCCCGATCCTCCAACCGGTGTATGGGGGAGCCAATGCCCGACCGTTCACCACCTACCACCACTTCCTCGACCAGAAACTCTTCCTGCGGATAGCTCCCGAGCTCTACCTTAAGCGTCTCGTAGTGGGAGGATTCGAAAAAGTCTTTGAGATCGCCCGTAACTTCCGGAACGAGGGTGTGGACACCAACCACAACCCGGAATTCACCATGGTGGAGATCTACTGGGTGTACCACGATTTCAATGATATGATGGGCTTTACCGAAGATATTGTCTCTTCGATCGTAAACGCAGTTCACGGGAAATTCGAGATACCCTATGGCGATACCCCCCTGAATTTTGCCAAACCCTGGAAGAAACTCTCCATGGCAGACGCAGTAAAGGAGTATGCCGGCATCGATATCTTTGCCCACAGTGTTGATGAGCTCCGCTCAATGGCACTGCAAAACAAACTGCCGGACTCCGGAAAGCCACAGTCCCAGCGGGAATTCCTCGTCTACTTCTTTGAAGGGCTTGTTGAGGAGAAACTCATGCAGCCCACGTTTGTTTATGACTTCCCGGTGGAGAACTCCCCGCTGGCAAAACGCCACCGCACCAAAGAAGGATTCACCGAGCGGTTCGAGCTCTTTATTCACGGGATGGAAGTGGCAAACGGGTTCTCGGAGCTCAATGATCCTGTCGACCAGAAGGCACGGTTCGAGGCGCAGGACGAGAAACGGAGAATGGGCGATGTTGAAGCCCAGATGATCGATTACGATTTCATTAATGCTCTCGGGTACGGCATGCCACCGACGGGCGGTGTCGGAATCGGCATCGACCGGCTTGTCATGTTGCTGACCAATAATAATTCCATCAAGGAAGTGATCCTCTTCCCCTCGATGAAGACTATTCAGCCGGGCGATGAGAAAACAGAAGACGAGGCCAGGGAAGCAATACCGGAGCCCGGGAACTAA
- a CDS encoding MFS transporter, translated as MMEPKETLSEDDVTKGLSYVLRDGLATQAMVTLTSGIFLVAFGLQLGASNTVIGLLAAIPPLAELIQMPAISIVERVRNRRLICVGASIVARLFWLVIAFIPFLFGPAAAVPVLILSLILYGCVSAISHCSWNSWMRDLVPQEILGSFFSRRMSLSLALGIVLSLGASFLIDFIEKNPAYPPGTAYSVIFLGGFVAGLMGIWYMSRIPEPLMTETQKVPLLDQVRSTFHDINFSRLIAFLGAWNFAVNLAAPFFTVYLLVMLNFDISIVIAFAILSQLSSVLSYGMWGRIADRFSNKSVLRVSGPLFMICILGWTFTTLPNRHLLTIPLLIILHILMGVSTAGVTLASANIGLKLAPHGGATAYLATINITNSLAAGIAPIIGGLFVDSFKATELSLTLNWKSPGAVFAIQTLDFQYWDFFFVFAFLIGIYSIHRLAYVKEAGDVEDRLVVREMIAQVSREMRNLSTVGGLRYMLRFPTLGSSETGKDEKCERDNEGPVQK; from the coding sequence ATGATGGAACCGAAAGAGACCTTAAGTGAGGACGATGTAACAAAAGGGCTCTCTTATGTATTGAGGGACGGACTCGCCACACAGGCCATGGTCACGTTGACCAGTGGGATCTTCCTTGTTGCATTCGGTCTCCAGCTGGGCGCTTCCAATACAGTAATCGGTCTGCTTGCGGCAATCCCCCCGCTTGCCGAGCTGATCCAGATGCCTGCCATCTCCATTGTGGAAAGGGTCCGCAACCGGCGGCTGATCTGTGTTGGTGCTTCGATTGTCGCACGGCTCTTCTGGCTTGTCATTGCCTTTATCCCATTCCTCTTTGGCCCGGCTGCCGCTGTACCGGTCCTGATTCTGTCACTCATCCTGTACGGGTGCGTTTCTGCCATCTCTCATTGCAGCTGGAATTCCTGGATGCGCGACTTAGTGCCACAGGAGATCCTGGGCAGCTTCTTCTCCCGTAGAATGTCCCTGTCTCTTGCTCTTGGGATTGTACTGTCACTTGGTGCCAGTTTTCTTATCGATTTCATTGAGAAGAATCCGGCTTATCCCCCGGGCACAGCCTACTCGGTCATCTTCCTTGGGGGCTTTGTCGCCGGTCTCATGGGGATCTGGTATATGTCACGGATCCCTGAACCTCTGATGACAGAGACTCAAAAAGTCCCGCTCCTTGATCAGGTCCGGTCAACATTCCACGATATAAACTTCTCCCGGCTGATCGCATTTTTAGGAGCATGGAACTTTGCGGTCAACCTTGCCGCTCCGTTTTTTACGGTCTACCTGCTGGTCATGCTCAACTTCGATATCTCGATTGTCATTGCATTTGCCATTCTCAGCCAGCTATCCAGTGTGCTTTCCTATGGCATGTGGGGCCGGATTGCGGACCGGTTCAGCAACAAATCTGTCCTGCGGGTCTCAGGACCCCTCTTCATGATCTGCATCCTTGGCTGGACGTTTACTACCTTGCCTAACCGGCACCTGCTGACCATCCCGCTCCTGATCATCCTGCATATCCTGATGGGTGTGTCAACAGCGGGAGTCACACTCGCATCGGCGAACATAGGGCTCAAACTTGCACCCCATGGAGGCGCAACCGCGTACCTTGCCACGATCAACATTACCAACTCCCTCGCAGCCGGTATCGCACCGATCATAGGGGGGTTGTTTGTCGATTCGTTCAAAGCGACTGAACTCTCACTTACCCTGAACTGGAAAAGTCCGGGGGCTGTTTTTGCCATCCAGACACTGGACTTCCAGTACTGGGATTTTTTCTTTGTCTTTGCGTTTCTGATTGGGATCTACTCGATCCACCGGCTCGCTTATGTCAAAGAGGCCGGGGATGTAGAGGACCGGCTTGTTGTCAGGGAGATGATAGCGCAGGTCAGCCGTGAGATGCGCAACCTGTCTACGGTCGGGGGGCTGCGGTACATGCTCAGGTTCCCGACGCTGGGAAGCTCTGAAACAGGAAAGGATGAAAAATGTGAACGGGATAACGAAGGCCCGGTGCAGAAATGA
- a CDS encoding 23S rRNA (pseudouridine(1915)-N(3))-methyltransferase RlmH, with protein sequence MQIRIIAVGKIKEKYLQEGIAEYEKRLRPYAKVQIVEITEEKRPLSASPAIESAAKVKEGERILAAIPEGSFVIALDVKGQSWSSEELATSFREWELSGQNQLAFVIGGDLGLSPAVLVRSSLRLSLSKMTFTHPLARLLLVEQVYRAFRILRGEPYHK encoded by the coding sequence ATGCAGATCCGGATTATAGCGGTGGGAAAGATCAAGGAAAAATACCTGCAGGAGGGTATTGCCGAGTATGAGAAACGCCTGCGCCCGTACGCAAAGGTGCAGATTGTCGAGATTACAGAGGAGAAACGTCCTCTGTCTGCGTCACCGGCGATTGAGTCTGCTGCAAAGGTAAAGGAAGGGGAGCGAATTCTTGCTGCTATCCCTGAAGGCTCCTTTGTTATCGCACTTGACGTGAAGGGGCAGAGCTGGTCGAGCGAGGAGCTGGCCACTTCGTTCCGCGAATGGGAACTGTCCGGGCAGAATCAGCTGGCCTTTGTAATCGGGGGAGATCTCGGGCTGTCCCCGGCAGTACTCGTTCGGAGCAGCCTTCGCCTCTCCCTCTCAAAAATGACTTTTACCCATCCCTTGGCCCGGCTCCTTCTTGTCGAGCAGGTATACCGGGCATTCCGGATACTCCGGGGTGAGCCGTATCACAAATAA
- the pgk gene encoding phosphoglycerate kinase, whose amino-acid sequence MPIGTIRELGCEGKTVLLRLDLNSPIDPTSNLILDDKRFREHLPTIHALSNSRVVIVTHQSRPGKKDFTPLEAHAEKLEQLLGKPVTYVDSIFGRHAREAVHAMKIGGVVMLENVRFNAEENLTLKPEEAKKTHLVKKLAAMADVFVNDAFGTAHRSQPTVVGLPLVLRSAAGLLMEREVSTLSKVFTGAPRPVCMVLGGTKVDDSIDVARHVLENGIADTVIVIGVVANVFLIAAGYNIGKPSTQLIAQLKYQPEIEKAKEILSRFRDRVVMPEFVAVRQDNHRVEYAVDKIPDDAPVLDLGMDSLASFVQVLKKSGTVVFNGPAGVFEDADFATGTYELLRAASKVEFSVVGGGHTAVVIEKLGIEKDFTHISTGGGACIEFLTGKKLPAVDALEQSKKIFG is encoded by the coding sequence ATGCCGATTGGAACCATCAGGGAACTGGGATGTGAGGGAAAGACCGTGCTCCTCCGGCTTGATCTCAACTCCCCGATCGATCCCACCTCCAATCTTATTCTTGATGACAAACGTTTCCGGGAACATCTTCCCACTATCCACGCTCTCTCAAACAGCCGTGTCGTGATAGTCACACACCAGAGTCGTCCCGGGAAAAAAGATTTCACTCCATTAGAAGCTCATGCCGAGAAGCTTGAACAGCTCCTCGGAAAACCGGTCACGTACGTGGACAGTATTTTCGGGCGGCATGCCCGCGAAGCCGTTCACGCGATGAAGATCGGAGGTGTCGTGATGCTGGAGAATGTCAGGTTCAATGCAGAGGAGAACCTGACCTTAAAACCCGAAGAAGCCAAAAAGACGCACCTGGTTAAGAAACTGGCCGCAATGGCTGATGTCTTTGTCAATGATGCGTTTGGCACGGCCCATCGTTCGCAACCTACGGTTGTCGGGCTTCCTCTGGTTTTAAGGTCCGCGGCGGGACTTCTCATGGAACGGGAAGTCTCCACCCTGTCAAAAGTTTTTACGGGTGCACCCCGTCCGGTCTGCATGGTGCTGGGCGGCACCAAGGTAGATGACTCCATTGATGTCGCCCGGCACGTACTGGAAAATGGTATTGCAGACACGGTTATTGTTATCGGTGTTGTTGCCAATGTTTTTTTGATCGCCGCCGGGTACAATATCGGCAAACCCTCCACCCAGCTGATTGCCCAGCTCAAATACCAGCCGGAAATTGAAAAGGCAAAAGAGATCCTCTCCCGGTTCAGGGATCGCGTGGTGATGCCGGAATTTGTTGCCGTGAGACAGGATAATCACCGGGTAGAGTATGCAGTTGATAAGATCCCCGATGATGCTCCGGTTCTCGATCTCGGTATGGATTCCCTTGCATCATTTGTTCAGGTGTTAAAGAAATCCGGCACGGTCGTATTCAATGGACCCGCCGGTGTTTTTGAAGATGCAGATTTTGCTACCGGGACTTATGAACTGCTCCGGGCGGCATCCAAAGTGGAATTCTCTGTAGTCGGCGGGGGACATACTGCTGTGGTGATTGAAAAACTCGGTATCGAGAAGGATTTCACGCATATCTCGACAGGTGGCGGTGCTTGTATCGAATTCCTTACCGGCAAGAAACTCCCTGCTGTCGATGCTCTCGAACAGTCAAAAAAGATTTTCGGGTAA
- a CDS encoding V-type ATP synthase subunit D, with amino-acid sequence MALRDIKPTRSELINLKRKIQLSERGYKILKMKRDGLILEFFKILANAKDTRGDLLRKYAKAVEMMALANTVEGAIGVKSAAFSVKEVPEITLKSKNIMGVVVPQIESSKVRKSLVDRGYGVLGTSTVIDETASAFEELVESIIESAEIETTMKRLLDEIEKTKRRVNALEFKVIPELTAARDFIKMRLDEMEREELFRMKKIKSRNTA; translated from the coding sequence ATGGCCCTGCGCGATATCAAGCCAACCCGTTCCGAACTGATCAACTTAAAGCGGAAGATCCAGCTCTCGGAACGTGGCTACAAGATCCTTAAAATGAAGCGCGATGGACTGATCCTTGAATTTTTCAAGATCCTGGCAAATGCCAAGGACACTCGGGGCGACCTCCTCCGAAAGTATGCAAAAGCAGTCGAGATGATGGCACTGGCTAACACGGTTGAAGGAGCAATCGGTGTGAAGTCAGCCGCCTTCTCGGTCAAAGAAGTGCCCGAGATCACCCTGAAGAGCAAGAACATCATGGGGGTGGTCGTTCCCCAGATCGAGTCATCCAAGGTACGAAAGAGTCTGGTCGATCGCGGGTATGGCGTGCTTGGCACATCAACGGTTATTGACGAGACTGCTTCTGCCTTTGAGGAACTCGTGGAATCGATCATCGAGAGTGCCGAGATCGAGACTACGATGAAGCGCCTGCTCGATGAGATCGAGAAGACCAAACGCCGTGTCAACGCGCTGGAGTTCAAGGTAATTCCCGAACTCACCGCGGCCCGTGATTTCATCAAGATGCGTCTTGACGAGATGGAGAGAGAAGAACTCTTCCGGATGAAGAAGATCAAATCCCGAAACACCGCATAA